ATGAGCCTATATAAAGACCAGAAAAAAAACCAACAAACCGGCTTCAGTTACGCACAAGCACTGCAAAACTATCACGACAAAACTGACTTTCCCGCTTTTAATAAGCCTCTGGATGAAGAAAGTCTACTGGCTGAATATCACCCCGATCAGCAACATCAAACAATGACCAAGCTACAAATTGGTGCAAATACGGGTGAAGCTTGCCATCAACAAATTGCTGATTTATTACAGGCAAATGCTCGTATTGAAGCCTCTGATCTGGCCGCAGCCAATATTGAAGAAACGGATATCCTGATCATTGGCGGTGGTGGCGCAGGTTGTGCTGCGGCATTAATGGCTGATAGAGCAGGTGCAAAAGTTATTTTGGCCACAAAGCTACGTTTAGGGGATAGTAATACGGTCATGGCAGAAGGAGGGATTCAGGCCTCCGTTGAAAAAGACGATACCCCGCAAGCACATTTCAATGATACCTATAAGGCAGGACACCAAGAAGCCGAAAAAGAATTATTAAAACAATTAGTCCTGGATGGGCCAGAAACAATCGATTGGCTTATTCAGCAGGGAATGCAATTTGACCTGGATAATGCGGGTGATTTACTCACCCGGCAAGCAGGGGGCACGACCGCAAATCGAGTGGTGTTTTTCCGTGACTATACAGGTCTTGAAATGATGCGCGTATTACGTGAGGCGGTGGTCAATAGCTCAGTAGAAGTGAAAGACTATAGCCCTGCCATTGAACTCTTAAGTAATGAATCAGGACAATGTGCAGGAGCGATGCTGAGTCTGCTAAAAGAAAACCGTTTAGTGCAAATAAAAGCCCGTGCCGTCATTATTGCCACGGGTGGTATTGGGCGCTTGCATATAAATCAATTTCCCACTTCAAATCATTTTGGTGCAACCGGTGATGGCTTGGTTTTAGCCTATCGCTTAGGGGCAAAGCTCAGAGACTTAGATTCTTTTCAATATCATCCTACCGGCATTGCTTACCCACAACATCTATCCGGCACACTCATTACCGAAGGCTTACGTTCGTCAGGTGCTTACATAATAAATGCCCTAGGTGAACGCTTTATCGATGAGCTAAAACCAAGAGACGTTGTCGCTGCCGCCATCATTAAAGAGTGTCGGGAAGGCCGAGGCATTCATCGTGCTTTAGATGATGATGAATCATTAAAAGGCGTCTGGCTAGATACGCCAGGTCTTGAAGCCAGAAAGCCCGGCATCTTAAAAAAGCGTTTTCCCAAATTAGTACAATTAGGCTTAAAAAGTAATATCGATATTTGTCAGACACCGATGCTGGTCTATCCTACCTTGCACTATCAAAATGGTGGCGTTGTCATCGACACCAATGGCTTATCATCAGTGCCTGGTTTATATTGTGTGGGCGAAGTCAGCGGTGGTATTCATGGTCGCAACCGTTTAATGGGTAATGCCTTATTAGACGTTATTAGTTTCGGTCGTCGAGCTGGCTATCATGCGGCAAACAAAGGACAAGGAATGCGCGAACAGCAATACGTTGGCATTGAGCATGTGGAGAAATTTCGTCGAGAATTAATACAGCACAAACAATCAGCAAAAATAAAAACGCCCCTATTATTTCCTGAATACGCCTTATATGATACACCTCACTATCTAAAAAGTGAGCCAAATAGCGATTTAAAAAGTGATGAAAAAACATGAATGAATCACCACTCAATCGTGTTTTATTGCACCCAAAATCACTGGGCTTACAATTGGATGAGTGGTTAGCAGGCAATGGTGGCGAAGGGCTCGAAAATGCACTCGCCCAAGTGGATAGCATTCTTAGCAAAATTAAAGACGCTGATTTAAGAGGCATGGGAGGCAGTGGTTTTCCTAGTTATAAAAAATGGCAGGTGGTCGCTGCACAAGTTGCAAACCCCGACAAATATCTTATCTGCAATGGCAATGAAGACGAACCGGGCACATTTAAAGATGCTTACCTACTGACCCATGCGCCTCATCAGGTCATCGAAGGCGCATTAATAGCGGCCTTGGCAAATGGCATTAATAAAATTGTCTTTTATATCAATCCCGATCAGAGTGCATCATTAGAAAACGTGCGAATAGCCGTTGCACAATGGCAGAATAGTCCGTATTTTTCACAAGTTGAAAGTAGTCTAGGACAAGCCTTATCGATTCAAGTAATGGCCAGCTCAGGTCACTATATTGGTGGTGAGGAAACCGCTGCGATTGAATCCGTTGAAGGCAAGTTTCCTTTCCCTCGAGGTAAACCACCTTATCCTGCATTGTCGGGCGTTCATGCTTGCCCCACTTTGATCAACAATATCGAAACACTGGCGCATATACCGCATATTTTACGTAAGGGGGCAAAGTGGTTTCAAGCTTTAGGCTTGGGAAATAGCACGGGGACAAAACTATTTTGTCTCAGTGGTGATGTGTTAAACCCCGGTGTTTATGAATTAGCCATGGGCACTCCCTTATCACAACTCATCTTTCAGCATGGCAATGGCCTGTTGGAGAATAAGCCCTTAAAAGCTGTCTTTATTGGTGGCGCATCCAGTAGTCTGCTCACCGAAGATGATATTGATATTGCCCTAGATTTTGATACTGTACAGGAACATGGTTTGAGTTTGGGGACTGGTGCAATGATTGTGCTTGCAGAAGGCACGGGTATAGTGAAACGTGTAACTGAATATGTGAACTTCTTTGCACATGCATCTTGCGGACAATGCCCATCCTGCAAGACCGGAACCTTTTACCTTTCTCAGTTGTTAAATAAAATAGATGCGGGTCATGCGTCAATGGATGATCTGGATACACTACGAAATTTATGTAATATACTTCCTGGTAGTGGGCGCTGTCATTTGTTGGATGGGGCGGTTAAGATAGTTGATAGTTCTTTGTTAAATTTTGTTGATGAGTATCATGCTATTGTTCGTTAGGTTTAAATTGCTTATGGCTTATTAAATGATAGGTGTTTATAAATGTTCAGTTTTTCCATAAGCTTAATGTGGCTATACTTAACCGGACACACAACTTAAAATAACTAAAAGATAAAAAGTGTGACCTAAAATGAATGATCAAACAAAAAACCGAATAAAAGCTATACATCAGAATTTAAAGAATCAGCTGTCAAATTAGCTAATGAGACGGATCAACCCGTTTCTCAGACTGCCAGGGAGCTAGGTGTTAATGTAAATACTCT
This genomic window from sulfur-oxidizing endosymbiont of Gigantopelta aegis contains:
- a CDS encoding FAD-dependent oxidoreductase — protein: MSLYKDQKKNQQTGFSYAQALQNYHDKTDFPAFNKPLDEESLLAEYHPDQQHQTMTKLQIGANTGEACHQQIADLLQANARIEASDLAAANIEETDILIIGGGGAGCAAALMADRAGAKVILATKLRLGDSNTVMAEGGIQASVEKDDTPQAHFNDTYKAGHQEAEKELLKQLVLDGPETIDWLIQQGMQFDLDNAGDLLTRQAGGTTANRVVFFRDYTGLEMMRVLREAVVNSSVEVKDYSPAIELLSNESGQCAGAMLSLLKENRLVQIKARAVIIATGGIGRLHINQFPTSNHFGATGDGLVLAYRLGAKLRDLDSFQYHPTGIAYPQHLSGTLITEGLRSSGAYIINALGERFIDELKPRDVVAAAIIKECREGRGIHRALDDDESLKGVWLDTPGLEARKPGILKKRFPKLVQLGLKSNIDICQTPMLVYPTLHYQNGGVVIDTNGLSSVPGLYCVGEVSGGIHGRNRLMGNALLDVISFGRRAGYHAANKGQGMREQQYVGIEHVEKFRRELIQHKQSAKIKTPLLFPEYALYDTPHYLKSEPNSDLKSDEKT
- a CDS encoding complex I 51 kDa subunit family protein; this encodes MNESPLNRVLLHPKSLGLQLDEWLAGNGGEGLENALAQVDSILSKIKDADLRGMGGSGFPSYKKWQVVAAQVANPDKYLICNGNEDEPGTFKDAYLLTHAPHQVIEGALIAALANGINKIVFYINPDQSASLENVRIAVAQWQNSPYFSQVESSLGQALSIQVMASSGHYIGGEETAAIESVEGKFPFPRGKPPYPALSGVHACPTLINNIETLAHIPHILRKGAKWFQALGLGNSTGTKLFCLSGDVLNPGVYELAMGTPLSQLIFQHGNGLLENKPLKAVFIGGASSSLLTEDDIDIALDFDTVQEHGLSLGTGAMIVLAEGTGIVKRVTEYVNFFAHASCGQCPSCKTGTFYLSQLLNKIDAGHASMDDLDTLRNLCNILPGSGRCHLLDGAVKIVDSSLLNFVDEYHAIVR